The Brassica napus cultivar Da-Ae chromosome C1, Da-Ae, whole genome shotgun sequence DNA segment TTTCGTCTTTTCTAGCTGGTCGAATTACACCAATCACTGTTATGATCTGTGTGAAAATATATGAAGGAAATTACTAAAATACCTGAATGTTGGCTTTTTACTCTCTGAAACTAGGGGTATATCCGACATTTACTGCTTagtgttttttcattttcttgaaaagGTCATAAAAGTGGTGGTAGTCATGTTTACATTGGTAAATGGCGATAATGACCATGTTCGTTATATGTCGAtggaaattttaacattttgaaattatttttttctacagtCTGCAACTGATCGATCGATGCAATTAATGGCAGAGTACTGGCATAAATGAACAAAATTTCATCGTTGGAGTAAAATACGAACAAACATAAACATAACCAAAATAATCTCTTTTAGCCGACAAAAAATATGATCTCTTTAATTTGGAAATAAATTTGGCATTGCCGAAAAATGTAACTTTTGTCAATTGTGAGATTGATGATCTGATAAAAAGATGAAATATTTGTAGCTCTATGGACTTTTTGTATTTGTCAATTGTGAGACTGATGATGATCTGATAAAAAGATGAAATGTTTGTAGCTGTATGGACTTGGTTATTGTAGAAACCCAATCGGTTAGAAGGTTGAATACGTGCTATTTCAAAGCGCATATGACTATCAAGTATGTTCTTTACACAAATGAACTTGATGGTGGTCGGTCACTAATAGTTTATTGATATATACAGTATGCACACCATTTGTCTCTAGCTAGTGTATCTATGTTCTGAGAACTCAAGAACTTTAAGAAGATAGATGAGAGTTGCTCTGCAAGACTTGGAATAGATTAGTTGAAAGCATATAGATATCAACCATTtgaagtgattctccattaaaATTCTTCCTTCTTTTTATCGTATATGTATAGCTATGGTTATAAGTTGTGGCTATAAGcataaatatgttatttgagTAAAGATTATTTAGAAGACCAATTAAAAACACAAAAGCAGAGGGACAACAAAAAGCTAGCCTTTACCCATTGATTATGTTTCTTCTTCGTATGCCTTGGTTATGTGCCCGGTTCGGTtttcttcttatacttccttgGGGATATGACACAAACTTGGTACATAACTCAGGAGCCATGGCCAAATCCAAGATCCCTCTGTAACCTTATAAACTTGTTTATGTAAACCCTCTCCAACAATGTAAAAGTGATCACCACCTTCCATGTCTCTAACACAAAAGACTACCACTTTATTCTCCTCGTCCACCCAGAATGTCATCTCACTTGAGTAACGTGGTAACCTAAAGTTATCAAAACTCACTACTAAGAATTTGCTCCAAGACACCTCTTTGGCTCCACTGATCTTATTGCTCAACCATACATTCATCTCTGTCAAGAATGTTCCAACGACGTGATGTAACACCGCTAGGTGTTCTTCTTTAACAACCGATATAAGCAAATCTCTATACTGAAAATCCTTCTTGTAATTAATCCGGAAGAGGCAAAGGCACAAATACCTCCGTTGTGAAATTAAAACTGAGTAGGAGTTTATGTTCAGCTTCTCTATCTTTGTGCATCCAGTAAGCGTTTCCTTTCAACGACACAGCATCGTCAAAATAATCTATCATCCGTTTATCAGTGACACCATCAAGAACCCTCCATGAATCAGCGCTAATGTCATAAATCTCACAATTAAAACCAACTTTCTGGATGTTTTTGAAATAACTGCTACACCTCAAAATTTTGTAGTTGTGGCAAGAAGATTTGCTGTTTCCACATTCAAAAGCATAACTATCAGTCGGCCAGTAAAATTTGCTGGGTTTGATACTCCTGGTTTCACCCGTACACGGGTTCCAAACCACAAGACTTTTGATATCCTTCCTGCTGCATAATATCAATCCATTGCAGTGAGAGATTAAACCCTATAGTCTAAAAGTAGCATCACCTCTATCGATGCTTTGCTCAACTTGTTGTTCTTCATCACGAACTTTGGATCTTTTGAACCAAGCGTACCATCGTTTGCAAGTAGTTTGTAGTTTTGCTAGAGACTTGGAGGGAACCCTAGCGAGTATTTCTGATTCCAAATCATGGGGAAGATCGGACATCATAATAGTCTTCTTCTGATTTCTTCAACGACACGGCAACTGGTAATTagtgttttctttttgaacaaGCCGGATTGCCTTATTTATAAGCGATTCATAGGGCATCCAAACGATATTTTGTGAtttagggcctgactggtttctccgctaccacccgctaccatccgcaaacgcagcttttgcggttgctagcggttgacagcgtttcgaaacaatcatacaaaccgctacaaatcgcttcaaaccgctccgaacctcttaaaatcaaaagctagtttcaactagcgtttgcggttgcgggcggttgcgggaagataattttttttcttttttttttcaaaaaccatataaatacaaaaataaaaatattcaataaaaaatttaaattggaattataaaaatactaaaatatatctattatattttaattaatattataaaattttaaaataaaaatattttctataatattaaaattttaaaactataactttctaaatatgatttttgatattttatataattatataaaatgtaaatattgttaatttattatttaaccactGTTGTATTtgatagttaaccagtcataagtatcccacAAACGCATCAATTTCTAACTGcataaccagtcgtacaaatctcttaaaaccacAACCACCCGCAAACTCCCACAACCGCAACCGCtacgtttgaaccagtcaggcccttaaGCTCATTAGTCTTTGTTTACAAAAGgctattaattttaaaaatgtcaatagttctaaaaattgattctttcaaaataaaatagaaatcaatataaaataagttaaactacaaaaatagaaatacctcaataattaaaatgatttcagtccttaaatatttgaaaaattaatattaatattaaccaacaaaataaggaaaaaccagtaaaatataactttatacataccaaatttaaaattaaatataaaaagtatgttaacaaaagaaaataaagttcAAAATTAGATTTGATATTTATACTAACTCATTTGAAGAATTAGCATTAAATagtttaacaaacaaaaatttgtgcacaagtttttttttacgatAGAAGTCATGTACTGTTATTGAAAATGTTCAAATATATACACCAACAAAAATAGATAAATCAGCATtgtgatttaatattttaaaatatttcattaatgtaaatAAACAAAGAGAAATCAATAAATAGGAATTGATTTGATACACATGCTAATTCTttgaaaattaacataaaaatattttaaaaattatgttttgaaaaACGTCAAATTGCACAAATAttgtatatatcaaaataaaatggaTAATTAATATACCAAAACAAGAGTTACACCCCACAAATAAACAAAAGCTAGCTTAATTATCCATTTAcaatgtttcttcttttttcgtCTTGGGGATGTGACCCAAACTTGGAACATAACTCAGGAGACATGGCCAAATCCAAGATTTACCAAAAACTTGTTTATGCAAACGTTCTCCTACAATGAAAACGTAATCATAATTGTCTCTGTCTCTAATACAAGTTACTACCACTTTATCCTCATCGTCCACCCAAAAAGTCATCCCTTTCACTTAACTTGGATACTTAAAGTTATCAAAGCTCACTGCTAAGAATTTGCTCCATGCCACCTCTTTGGCTCCATCAATCTTATTGCTCAACCATACATTCATCTCTGTCAAGGATATACCAATATTGTGATGTAAAACTGCGAGGCGTTCTTCTCTAACAACCGATATACCCAAATGTCTATAATCACTCTGATCCGGAAGAGGCATAGACACAAATACCTCCGTTGTGAAATTAAAACTGAGTAGGACATTATGGCGAGCTTCTCTATCAAAATGAATCCAGTAAGCATTTCCTTTCAACGAAACAACATTGTCAGAACAATGTATCCTCCAGGTCACACCAGCAAGAACCCTCCATGAATCAGAGCTGAAGTCATAAATCTCACAGTTAAAAATACGTTGCTCACTGTTTTTGCAATAATAACTGCTACACCTCAAAATTTTGTAGTTGGGGCAAGAAGATTCGCTGTTTCCACATCCAAAAGCATAACTATCATTCCACTGGTAAAAACTTTTGGGTTTGATACTCATGGT contains these protein-coding regions:
- the LOC106423258 gene encoding F-box/kelch-repeat protein At3g17530-like — its product is MTIMISDLPHDLESEILARVPSKSLAKLQTTCKRWYTLFKDPKFVKMNNILRKASKEVMFLIDYRVYSIRVNRLRNRFRNKCIEYASIEFTGKITRLEDSKEVKLSRIFHCNGLILCCMEDFESLVVWNPCTGETMSIKPKSFYQWNDSYAFGCGNSESSCPNYKILRCSSYYCKNSEQRIFNCEIYDFSSDSWRVLAGVTWRIHCSDNVVSLKGNAYWIHFDREARHNVLLSFNFTTEVFVSMPLPDQSDYRHLGISVVREERLAVLHHNIGISLTEMNVWLSNKIDGAKEVAWSKFLAVSFDNFKYPS